The Methylomicrobium agile genome has a segment encoding these proteins:
- a CDS encoding Crp/Fnr family transcriptional regulator has translation MSDQATRDYLSAHEFFSGLGDEALEFLSKCSNVQAIKKGQILFRQGENADKFYVVRSGRITVQMPAILGPPLEIQTLGQGQVLGWSWLISPYKWTFQSRAEEDSEVLQFDGTAILARCEREPKFGYELLKKFAGLMSVRLDAARLKMMDEWNPAGFA, from the coding sequence ATGAGCGATCAAGCCACGCGAGACTATCTGTCGGCTCACGAGTTTTTCTCCGGCCTGGGCGATGAGGCTCTGGAATTCCTGTCCAAATGCTCGAACGTTCAGGCGATCAAAAAGGGGCAAATCCTGTTTCGGCAGGGCGAAAATGCGGATAAGTTCTATGTAGTCCGGAGCGGGCGGATCACCGTGCAGATGCCGGCCATCCTGGGGCCGCCGCTGGAAATCCAGACGCTGGGTCAGGGCCAGGTGCTGGGATGGTCGTGGCTGATCTCGCCTTATAAATGGACTTTCCAGTCCAGAGCCGAAGAAGACTCGGAAGTGCTCCAGTTTGACGGGACGGCGATTCTGGCACGGTGCGAGCGGGAACCGAAATTCGGCTACGAACTGTTGAAGAAATTTGCCGGCTTGATGTCGGTGCGTCTCGATGCGGCGCGCCTGAAGATGATGGATGAATGGAACCCGGCCGGGTTTGCTTAG
- a CDS encoding PAS domain-containing sensor histidine kinase, giving the protein MWFGYTAEQVLGRHIRDVHGEALWQTVEPYLERVLTQERIDFEFQSLFHDGNLRWVHGTYSPDVDAEGQVRGFVGHVLNITERKQAEEALLRLNAELERRVLERTAELRRNEEQLQASLNEKEVLLKEIHHRVKNNLQIIASLLQLQADAQTDSAVRELFQDSRCRIRSMALIHEQLYKSQDLKTIDFADYVEQLVSHLHRSFAHTIPQVTVRLDILPFTQDIDHALPLGLIVNELVSNSFKHAFPRPSGGEKREIWVTMAQNAPGGLTLEVGDSGCGLPDTLNLDRSPSLGLQLVQSLVLQLHGRLTVERRSGAVFRIFIPGERIFSG; this is encoded by the coding sequence CTGTGGTTCGGCTATACGGCTGAACAGGTGCTTGGGCGCCACATACGGGACGTCCACGGTGAAGCCCTTTGGCAAACCGTTGAGCCTTATCTGGAGCGTGTTCTTACCCAAGAACGGATCGACTTCGAGTTCCAATCACTCTTTCACGATGGGAACTTGCGCTGGGTTCATGGCACATACTCACCGGACGTCGACGCCGAAGGGCAGGTCCGCGGATTTGTAGGCCACGTGCTCAATATCACCGAGCGCAAGCAGGCGGAAGAGGCCCTCCTTCGGCTGAATGCGGAACTTGAGCGGCGGGTCCTGGAACGCACCGCCGAACTTCGGCGCAACGAAGAACAATTACAGGCGTCCCTGAATGAAAAGGAAGTGCTGCTGAAAGAAATCCATCACCGCGTCAAGAACAATCTGCAAATCATCGCCAGCCTGCTCCAATTGCAAGCGGATGCCCAAACCGACTCCGCTGTGCGCGAATTATTCCAGGACAGCCGGTGCCGCATCCGCTCCATGGCCTTGATTCACGAGCAACTCTACAAAAGCCAGGATCTGAAAACGATCGATTTCGCCGATTATGTGGAGCAATTGGTCAGCCACCTTCACCGCTCGTTTGCGCACACCATTCCCCAGGTCACGGTCCGCCTGGACATTCTTCCCTTCACGCAGGACATCGACCATGCGCTGCCGCTGGGCCTGATCGTCAATGAGCTGGTTTCGAACAGCTTCAAGCATGCGTTTCCCAGGCCGAGCGGCGGCGAAAAGCGAGAGATTTGGGTGACAATGGCGCAGAATGCGCCCGGCGGGCTGACGCTGGAAGTGGGCGATTCCGGGTGCGGCCTGCCGGACACTCTGAATCTCGACCGCTCGCCCTCACTGGGCCTGCAACTCGTACAGAGCCTGGTCCTGCAACTGCATGGCCGGCTTACCGTCGAGCGCCGTTCGGGTGCAGTCTTTCGCATCTTCATTCCAGGAGAGAGAATTTTCTCCGGCTGA
- a CDS encoding transporter substrate-binding domain-containing protein yields MKTLLPFPAKAAALLFSCPSTLFAFVLACIIAGLPSFAGTEPQQPLRVGSEIGFLPYVDIDDQGRATGFAVELFEAVASTMDIPIDFHPGRWDTVWQGLKTGKLDALPLVAHMPESEGQVEFTKPHTIGYDSFFVRKGRDPIKFIEQARSLNIIVLRADAAHDALRSRGFDQQLVLVDNLADGFRLLASGQHDALLAPQLQGNQLRHRIGLESIIVPGPLLKEYRREFCFAVRKGNTELRDRLDQGLAIVKANGEYDRLYRKWLGINEIPTFPATYLAWGVSAAVSLLALMGLWTWQLRRQVALRTRELTQANQSAQAERQRLYDVLQALPVYVVLLSKDYRVIFANRFFEQRYGKAQGRPCYKYLFNRNAPCEVCDTFNIFKTGGPLDWRWSGPDGRDYEIHDFPFADTDGSPMIMEVGIDITEVNRARQALSEANASLERRVAERTAELAKAWQEAEHTRDLLQITMDNAPALMSYIDREGRYQRINKNY; encoded by the coding sequence TTGAAAACATTACTCCCTTTTCCGGCAAAGGCCGCGGCGCTTCTTTTTTCCTGTCCATCGACTCTATTTGCCTTCGTGTTGGCCTGTATTATCGCCGGGCTTCCGAGTTTTGCCGGCACCGAACCGCAGCAGCCCTTGCGCGTGGGCTCTGAAATCGGCTTTCTCCCTTATGTCGATATCGATGATCAGGGGCGCGCGACCGGTTTCGCCGTCGAGCTGTTCGAGGCCGTTGCCTCTACTATGGATATTCCCATCGACTTTCATCCGGGACGCTGGGATACGGTCTGGCAGGGTTTGAAAACGGGCAAGCTCGATGCCCTGCCGTTAGTCGCGCACATGCCGGAAAGCGAAGGTCAGGTGGAGTTCACTAAACCGCATACGATCGGCTATGACAGCTTCTTCGTACGTAAAGGGCGTGACCCGATCAAGTTTATCGAGCAGGCACGGAGCTTGAATATTATCGTACTGCGGGCGGATGCCGCACATGATGCGCTCCGCAGCCGGGGTTTCGATCAGCAACTGGTACTCGTCGATAATCTGGCTGACGGCTTTCGCCTGTTGGCTTCGGGACAACATGACGCGCTACTGGCCCCGCAGCTGCAGGGCAATCAGTTACGGCATCGAATCGGCCTGGAAAGCATTATCGTGCCGGGCCCCCTGCTCAAGGAATACCGGCGGGAATTCTGTTTCGCCGTCCGTAAAGGCAATACCGAATTACGCGATCGTCTCGATCAGGGCCTTGCCATCGTCAAGGCCAATGGCGAATACGACCGGCTCTACCGGAAATGGCTGGGCATCAACGAGATCCCGACTTTTCCGGCGACCTACTTGGCTTGGGGCGTATCGGCCGCTGTCAGCCTGTTGGCATTGATGGGGCTGTGGACCTGGCAGTTGCGCCGCCAGGTGGCGCTAAGAACCCGAGAACTGACTCAGGCCAACCAGTCCGCGCAAGCCGAACGTCAGCGGCTTTATGACGTACTGCAGGCACTGCCGGTTTACGTGGTACTGCTATCGAAGGATTATCGGGTCATCTTTGCCAACCGTTTTTTCGAGCAACGCTACGGGAAAGCCCAAGGGAGGCCCTGCTATAAGTATCTGTTCAACCGTAATGCGCCCTGCGAAGTTTGCGATACTTTCAATATATTCAAGACAGGGGGGCCACTGGACTGGCGTTGGAGCGGCCCGGACGGCCGTGATTACGAAATCCACGACTTTCCTTTTGCGGACACGGACGGTTCGCCGATGATCATGGAAGTGGGCATCGACATTACGGAGGTGAATCGGGCGAGGCAGGCGCTAAGCGAAGCCAATGCGTCATTAGAGCGGCGCGTGGCCGAACGGACAGCCGAGCTGGCAAAGGCATGGCAGGAGGCCGAGCATACCCGTGATCTGTTGCAGATCACCATGGACAATGCTCCTGCCTTGATGTCCTACATTGACCGGGAAGGCCGTTACCAGCGCATCAACAAGAACTACTAA
- a CDS encoding carbonic anhydrase family protein translates to MKTLTKELQDLITPRIALDLLKEGNKRFVNNLKINRNLLQQVNETSDGQHPFAVILSCIDSRTSAELIFDQGLGDIFSVRIAGNIINEDILGSMEFACKVAGAKIIVVLGHTKCGAVKGACDHVEMGNLTALLAKLQPAVYQEKTETANRNSDNGGFVEKVAVINVRRTVHAIMERSPILKEMIQNGEIGIVGGMYEVGSGTVDFYEDTLIINEPGKAGAPPSRTAVRTD, encoded by the coding sequence ATGAAGACCTTGACCAAAGAATTGCAGGACCTGATCACGCCCCGGATCGCGCTGGATTTGCTGAAGGAAGGCAATAAGCGCTTCGTGAACAACCTGAAGATCAACCGCAACCTGCTGCAGCAGGTCAACGAAACCTCCGACGGCCAGCATCCGTTTGCGGTGATCCTGAGCTGCATCGACTCCCGGACTTCGGCGGAACTGATCTTCGACCAGGGGCTGGGCGATATTTTCAGCGTCCGGATTGCCGGCAACATCATCAACGAAGACATCCTGGGCAGCATGGAATTTGCCTGCAAAGTCGCCGGCGCCAAGATCATCGTCGTGCTGGGCCACACCAAATGCGGGGCGGTGAAGGGGGCCTGCGACCACGTCGAAATGGGCAATCTGACCGCGCTGCTCGCCAAACTGCAGCCGGCGGTCTATCAGGAAAAAACCGAAACGGCGAACCGGAACTCCGATAACGGCGGTTTCGTGGAAAAAGTGGCGGTGATCAATGTCAGGCGCACCGTCCATGCGATCATGGAGCGCAGCCCGATCCTGAAGGAAATGATCCAGAACGGCGAGATCGGCATCGTCGGCGGCATGTATGAAGTCGGCAGCGGCACGGTGGATTTTTACGAGGATACCTTGATCATCAACGAACCGGGTAAAGCCGGCGCCCCGCCAAGCAGAACAGCGGTCAGAACCGATTAA